In Streptomyces sp. NBC_01439, the following are encoded in one genomic region:
- the dxr gene encoding 1-deoxy-D-xylulose-5-phosphate reductoisomerase has product MSDRPAPLADPHLLFDPAAGLRDIVILGSTGSIGTQAIDLALRNPDRFRVTALSAAGGRVELLAEQARLLRVKTVAVAREDVVPALKEALSAQYGPSEPLPEILAGPDAAAELAASECHTVLNGITGSIGLAPTLAALRAGRTLALANKESLIVGGPLVKALAKPGQIIPVDSEHAALFQALAAGTRADVRKLVVTASGGPFRGRTRAELASVTVQDALAHPTWAMGPVITVNSATLVNKGLEVIEAHLLYDIPFDRIEVVVHPQSYVHSMVEFTDGSTLAQATPPDMRGPIAIGLGWPERIPDAAPAFDWTKASTWEFFPLDTEAFPSVGLARHVGTLGGTAPAVFNAANEECVEAFLAGRLPFTAIMDTVSAVVDEHGTPESGTSLTVQDVLEAEAWARARAREMAARAAVEARA; this is encoded by the coding sequence ATGAGCGACCGCCCAGCCCCCCTCGCCGACCCGCACCTCCTCTTCGACCCCGCGGCCGGCCTCCGGGACATCGTCATCCTCGGGTCCACCGGGTCCATCGGGACCCAGGCCATCGACCTCGCCCTGCGCAACCCGGACCGGTTCAGGGTCACCGCCCTGTCCGCCGCCGGCGGGCGGGTGGAACTGCTGGCCGAGCAGGCCCGGCTGCTGCGGGTCAAGACCGTGGCCGTCGCCCGCGAGGACGTCGTACCGGCCCTGAAAGAGGCGCTGAGCGCCCAGTACGGGCCGTCCGAGCCGCTGCCCGAGATCCTGGCCGGTCCGGACGCCGCGGCCGAGCTTGCCGCCTCCGAGTGCCACACCGTCCTCAACGGCATCACCGGTTCCATCGGCCTCGCGCCGACCCTGGCCGCACTGCGGGCCGGCCGGACCCTGGCCCTGGCCAACAAGGAGTCGCTGATCGTCGGCGGCCCGCTGGTCAAGGCCCTGGCGAAGCCCGGCCAGATCATCCCGGTGGACTCCGAGCACGCGGCGCTCTTCCAGGCGCTCGCCGCCGGCACCCGGGCCGACGTCCGCAAGCTCGTGGTGACCGCCTCCGGCGGGCCCTTCCGAGGCCGCACCCGCGCAGAGCTCGCGAGCGTGACCGTCCAGGACGCGCTCGCGCACCCCACCTGGGCCATGGGCCCGGTGATCACGGTCAACTCCGCGACCCTGGTCAACAAGGGGCTGGAGGTCATCGAGGCGCACCTGCTCTACGACATCCCCTTCGACCGCATCGAGGTCGTGGTCCACCCGCAGTCCTACGTGCACTCGATGGTGGAGTTCACCGACGGCTCCACGCTCGCCCAGGCCACCCCGCCGGACATGCGCGGCCCGATCGCCATCGGCCTCGGCTGGCCCGAGCGGATCCCGGACGCGGCCCCCGCCTTCGACTGGACCAAGGCCTCCACCTGGGAGTTCTTCCCGCTGGACACCGAGGCCTTCCCGTCGGTCGGCCTCGCCCGGCACGTGGGCACCCTCGGCGGCACCGCCCCGGCCGTGTTCAATGCGGCCAACGAGGAGTGCGTGGAAGCATTCCTGGCAGGTCGGCTGCCGTTCACAGCAATCATGGATACGGTCTCTGCCGTGGTCGACGAGCACGGGACGCCTGAGTCGGGAACCTCCCTGACGGTCCAGGACGTCCTTGAAGCAGAGGCCTGGGCCAGGGCCCGGGCGCGGGAGATGGCGGCTCGGGCCGCCGTGGAGGCGCGCGCATGA
- a CDS encoding aldehyde dehydrogenase family protein, with amino-acid sequence MTSTHAFWLAGRQATGEDSFDVHSPWDGRLVAAVSVPTDEQVEEAVAAAYAVTAEFSATPAHVRAAALDHVSKRLAERTEEIAQLISAENGKPVKWARGEVGRAVSVFRFAAEEARRFNGGEAQRLDTDAGGVGRLALTRRFVKGPVLGIAPFNFPLNLCAHKVAPAIAVGAPIILKPAPATPLSGLILGELLAETDLPAGAWSVLPVANDKMPALVKDERLPVISFTGSDTVGYAIQQSVPHKHCTLELGGNAAAVVLDDWSSEADLDWAATRIATFSNYQAGQSCISVQRVIADASVYDRLVEKVVEKVQAQVTGDPSDSATDVGPLVSEAAAQRVESWVDEAVAGGAKLLTGGKRAGASYEPTVLAHVPDGVKLATEEVFGPVLTLKKVENTDEAFAAVNDSKFGLQTGVFTRNVQTAFRAHRELEVGGVIIGDAPSYRADQMPYGGVKQSGVGREGVRYAMDDYTYERVLVLTGLDI; translated from the coding sequence ATGACTTCCACCCACGCCTTCTGGCTCGCCGGCCGCCAGGCCACCGGCGAGGACAGCTTCGACGTCCACTCCCCGTGGGACGGCCGCCTGGTCGCTGCCGTCAGCGTACCCACCGACGAGCAGGTCGAAGAGGCCGTGGCCGCGGCGTACGCCGTGACGGCGGAGTTCTCCGCGACCCCCGCCCACGTACGGGCCGCGGCCCTGGACCACGTGTCCAAGCGGCTCGCCGAGCGCACCGAGGAGATCGCCCAGCTGATCTCCGCCGAGAACGGCAAGCCCGTCAAGTGGGCCCGCGGTGAGGTCGGCCGTGCGGTGTCCGTGTTCCGCTTCGCCGCCGAAGAGGCCCGCCGCTTCAACGGTGGAGAGGCCCAGCGCCTCGACACCGACGCCGGTGGCGTCGGCCGTCTCGCCCTGACCCGCCGCTTCGTCAAGGGCCCGGTCCTCGGCATCGCCCCGTTCAACTTCCCGCTGAACCTGTGCGCCCACAAGGTGGCCCCGGCCATCGCCGTCGGCGCGCCGATCATCCTCAAGCCCGCCCCGGCCACGCCCCTGTCCGGGCTGATCCTGGGCGAGCTGCTCGCCGAGACCGACCTCCCGGCCGGCGCCTGGTCGGTCCTGCCCGTCGCCAACGACAAGATGCCGGCCCTGGTGAAGGACGAGCGCCTGCCCGTCATCTCCTTCACCGGCTCCGACACCGTCGGCTACGCCATCCAGCAGTCGGTGCCCCACAAGCACTGCACCCTCGAGCTCGGCGGCAACGCCGCGGCCGTCGTCCTGGACGACTGGTCCTCCGAGGCCGACCTCGACTGGGCCGCGACCCGCATCGCGACCTTCTCGAACTACCAGGCCGGCCAGTCCTGCATCTCCGTGCAGCGCGTGATTGCCGACGCCTCCGTCTACGACCGCCTCGTCGAGAAGGTCGTCGAGAAGGTCCAGGCCCAGGTCACCGGCGACCCGTCCGACTCCGCCACCGACGTCGGCCCTCTCGTCTCCGAGGCCGCCGCCCAGCGCGTCGAGTCCTGGGTCGACGAGGCCGTGGCCGGCGGAGCCAAGCTGCTCACCGGCGGCAAGCGCGCGGGTGCCTCGTACGAGCCCACCGTCCTGGCCCACGTGCCGGACGGCGTCAAGCTCGCCACCGAGGAGGTCTTCGGGCCGGTCCTGACGCTGAAGAAGGTCGAGAACACCGACGAGGCCTTCGCCGCCGTCAACGACTCGAAGTTCGGTCTGCAGACCGGCGTCTTCACCCGCAACGTCCAGACCGCGTTCCGCGCCCACCGCGAGCTCGAGGTCGGCGGCGTGATCATCGGCGACGCGCCGTCCTACCGCGCCGACCAGATGCCGTACGGCGGCGTCAAGCAGTCCGGTGTGGGCCGCGAGGGCGTCCGCTACGCGATGGACGACTACACGTACGAGCGGGTCCTGGTCCTGACCGGCCTCGACATCTGA
- a CDS encoding acyl-CoA dehydrogenase family protein: MSATQPKVTEREARQVAEAAREQDWRKPSFAKELFLGRFRLDLIHPHPLPADEDVRRGEAFLARLREFCETRIDGARIEREAKIPDETVRGLKELGALGMKIDPKYGGLGLTQVYYNKALALVGSVSPAIGALLSAHQSIGVPQPLKMFGTQEQKDAYLPRCATTAISAFLLTEPDVGSDPARLATTAVPDGDDTYVLDGVKLWTTNGVVADLLVVMARVPKSEHHRGGITAFVVEADSPGITVEHRNAFMGLRGLENGVTRFHRVRVPAAQRIGAEGAGLKIALTTLNTGRLSLPAMCVGAGKWCLKIAREWSGVREQWGRPVARHEAVGAKISFIAATTFALEAVVDLASQMADEDRNDIRIEAALAKLYGSEMACLMADELVQIRGGRGFETAESLAARGERAVPAEQMLRDLRINRIFEGSTEIMHLLIAREAVDAHLSVAGDLIDPEKALGDKAKAGARAAGFYARWLPKLATGPGQVPGTYRAFHPGGHPDLSTHLRYVERSARKLARSTFYAMSRWQGRMETKQGFLGRIVDIGAELFAMSAACVRAEHLRATGAHGREAYQLADAFCEQSRLRVEELFGRLWSNTDDLDRKVVAGVLSGTYAWLEEGVLDPSGEGPWIADATPGPSTQKNVHRPIR, from the coding sequence ATGTCCGCAACACAGCCCAAGGTGACCGAGCGCGAGGCACGGCAGGTCGCGGAGGCGGCCCGGGAACAGGATTGGCGCAAACCCAGTTTCGCCAAGGAACTGTTCCTCGGACGCTTCCGGCTCGACCTGATCCACCCCCATCCGCTCCCCGCCGACGAGGACGTCCGGCGGGGCGAGGCCTTCCTGGCCCGGCTGCGGGAGTTCTGCGAGACCCGCATCGACGGGGCCCGCATCGAGCGCGAGGCGAAGATCCCCGACGAGACCGTGCGCGGTCTCAAGGAGCTCGGCGCCCTCGGCATGAAGATCGACCCCAAGTACGGCGGTCTCGGTCTCACCCAGGTCTACTACAACAAGGCGCTGGCCCTCGTCGGCTCGGTGAGCCCGGCCATCGGGGCCCTGCTCTCCGCCCACCAGTCGATCGGCGTGCCCCAGCCGCTGAAGATGTTCGGCACGCAGGAGCAGAAGGACGCCTACCTGCCCCGCTGCGCCACCACCGCCATCAGCGCCTTCCTGCTCACCGAGCCCGACGTGGGGTCCGACCCGGCGCGCCTGGCCACCACGGCGGTCCCGGACGGCGACGACACGTACGTGCTCGACGGCGTGAAGCTGTGGACGACCAACGGGGTCGTCGCGGACCTGCTCGTCGTGATGGCCCGCGTCCCGAAGTCCGAGCACCACCGCGGCGGGATCACCGCCTTCGTCGTCGAGGCCGACTCGCCCGGCATCACCGTCGAGCACCGCAACGCCTTCATGGGCCTGCGCGGCCTGGAGAACGGCGTGACCCGCTTCCACCGGGTACGGGTCCCCGCGGCCCAGCGCATCGGTGCCGAGGGCGCCGGACTCAAGATCGCCCTGACCACGCTCAACACCGGCCGACTGTCCCTGCCCGCCATGTGCGTCGGCGCCGGAAAGTGGTGCCTGAAGATCGCCCGCGAGTGGTCCGGCGTCCGCGAGCAGTGGGGCCGGCCGGTCGCCCGGCACGAGGCGGTCGGCGCCAAGATCTCCTTCATCGCCGCCACCACCTTCGCCCTCGAAGCGGTGGTCGACCTCGCCTCCCAGATGGCCGACGAGGACCGCAACGACATCCGCATCGAGGCCGCCCTCGCCAAGCTCTACGGCTCCGAGATGGCCTGCCTGATGGCCGACGAACTGGTCCAGATCCGCGGCGGGCGCGGCTTCGAGACCGCCGAGTCCCTGGCCGCCCGCGGCGAACGCGCCGTCCCCGCCGAGCAGATGCTCCGCGACCTGCGCATCAACCGGATCTTCGAAGGCTCCACCGAGATCATGCACCTGCTGATCGCCCGCGAGGCCGTCGACGCCCACCTCTCGGTGGCGGGCGACCTCATCGACCCCGAGAAGGCACTCGGCGACAAGGCGAAGGCGGGAGCCCGCGCCGCCGGGTTCTACGCCCGCTGGCTGCCCAAGCTCGCCACCGGCCCCGGCCAGGTCCCCGGCACCTACCGCGCCTTCCACCCCGGCGGCCACCCCGACCTCTCCACCCACCTGCGCTACGTGGAGCGCAGCGCCCGCAAACTCGCCCGCTCGACCTTCTACGCCATGTCCCGCTGGCAGGGCCGGATGGAGACCAAACAGGGCTTCCTCGGCCGGATCGTCGACATCGGCGCCGAGCTCTTCGCCATGAGTGCGGCCTGCGTCCGCGCCGAGCACCTGCGGGCCACCGGCGCCCACGGCCGCGAGGCCTACCAGCTGGCCGACGCCTTCTGCGAGCAGTCCCGGCTGCGCGTGGAGGAGCTCTTCGGCCGGCTCTGGTCCAACACCGACGACCTCGACCGCAAGGTGGTCGCGGGCGTCCTGTCCGGCACCTACGCCTGGCTGGAGGAGGGCGTCCTGGACCCCTCCGGCGAGGGCCCCTGGATCGCGGACGCGACACCCGGACCCTCAACACAGAAAAACGTGCACCGCCCCATCCGCTGA
- a CDS encoding M50 family metallopeptidase, whose product MTLLMTVLGVVVFAVGLLVSIAWHELGHLSTAKIFGIRVPQYMVGFGPTIWSRRKGETEYGIKAIPMGGYIRMIGMFPPGEDGKVTARSTSPFRSMIEDARSAAYEELQPGDESRLFYTRKPWKRVIVMFAGPFMNLILAVAIFLTTLMTFGLNTQTTSVATVSDCVIQQSDKRDKCAPGDPAAPAKAAGLKAGDKIVAFNGRSVGDWSALQKNIRATVGPATITVERAGQRVDLKANLIENKVAKTDGNGRYVKDEYVTAGFLGFAPASGYVPQSFGQSVDRMGEMMQAGVQSLVELPTKVPDLWNAAFNGAERKQDSPMGVVGAARVSGEIFTLDIPAQHQLVFFLNLLAGFNLSLFLFNMLPLLPLDGGHIAGALWESIRRTVARIFRRPDPGPFDVAKLMPVAYVVAGLFICFTLLVMVADVVNPIKIT is encoded by the coding sequence ATGACACTACTGATGACGGTGCTCGGGGTCGTGGTCTTCGCGGTCGGCCTGCTGGTCTCCATCGCCTGGCACGAGCTGGGGCACCTTTCCACGGCCAAGATCTTCGGCATTCGCGTGCCGCAGTACATGGTGGGCTTCGGTCCGACCATCTGGTCGCGGAGGAAGGGCGAGACCGAGTACGGGATCAAGGCCATCCCGATGGGCGGCTACATCCGCATGATCGGGATGTTCCCGCCCGGCGAGGACGGCAAGGTCACCGCACGCTCCACCTCGCCGTTCCGATCGATGATCGAGGACGCGCGCTCGGCCGCGTACGAGGAGCTCCAGCCCGGGGACGAGAGCCGGCTCTTCTACACGCGCAAGCCGTGGAAGCGCGTGATCGTGATGTTCGCCGGCCCGTTCATGAACCTGATCCTGGCCGTGGCGATCTTCCTCACGACCCTGATGACCTTCGGGCTCAACACTCAAACCACCTCGGTCGCCACCGTCTCGGACTGCGTCATCCAGCAGAGCGACAAGCGCGACAAGTGCGCCCCCGGCGACCCGGCCGCCCCCGCCAAGGCCGCGGGCCTCAAGGCGGGCGACAAGATCGTCGCCTTCAACGGCCGATCGGTCGGCGACTGGTCCGCCCTGCAGAAGAACATCCGCGCCACCGTCGGCCCCGCCACGATCACGGTCGAGCGGGCCGGACAGCGCGTGGACCTCAAGGCGAACCTGATCGAGAACAAGGTCGCCAAGACGGACGGCAACGGCCGGTACGTCAAGGACGAGTACGTCACCGCGGGCTTCCTCGGCTTCGCCCCCGCCTCCGGCTACGTCCCGCAGTCCTTCGGCCAGTCCGTCGACCGCATGGGCGAGATGATGCAGGCCGGCGTCCAGTCGCTGGTCGAACTCCCGACCAAGGTCCCCGACCTGTGGAACGCGGCCTTCAACGGAGCCGAGCGCAAGCAGGACAGCCCGATGGGCGTCGTCGGCGCGGCGCGGGTCAGCGGTGAGATCTTCACCCTCGACATCCCCGCCCAACACCAGCTGGTCTTCTTCCTCAACCTGCTGGCCGGCTTCAACCTGTCGCTGTTCCTGTTCAACATGCTGCCGCTGCTCCCGCTCGACGGCGGACACATCGCCGGCGCCCTGTGGGAGTCGATCCGGCGCACCGTCGCACGGATCTTCCGGCGTCCCGATCCCGGACCGTTCGACGTGGCGAAGCTGATGCCCGTCGCGTACGTGGTCGCGGGCCTGTTCATCTGCTTCACCCTGCTGGTGATGGTCGCGGACGTGGTCAACCCGATCAAGATCACCTAG
- a CDS encoding GNAT family N-acetyltransferase, producing the protein MTQTTTRVLEPSDLDAAMEILGREPVENAFVTSRVQVAGLDPWRLGGEMWGWYADGELRALCYAGANLVPVCAGPDAVRAFADRARRTGRRCSSIVGPAEATRLLWQLLEPSWGPAREIRSHQPLMVIERPSTTVEPDPQVRRIRKDEMDLIMPACVAMFTEEVGISPMAGDGGLLYQARVAELVASGRSFARVDDGKVVFKAEIGAATARACQIQGVWVDPEFRGLGHSETGMAAVVEYALRDVAPVVSLYVNDFNTAARAAYRRVGFREVGAFMSVLF; encoded by the coding sequence TTGACGCAGACCACCACCCGGGTCCTTGAGCCCAGTGATCTCGACGCCGCGATGGAAATCCTCGGACGCGAGCCGGTCGAGAACGCTTTCGTCACCTCCCGGGTCCAGGTCGCCGGACTCGACCCCTGGCGCCTGGGCGGCGAGATGTGGGGCTGGTACGCCGACGGCGAGCTCCGCGCGCTCTGCTACGCGGGCGCCAACCTGGTCCCCGTCTGCGCCGGACCTGACGCCGTGCGCGCCTTCGCCGACCGGGCCCGCCGTACCGGCCGCCGCTGCTCCTCCATCGTCGGCCCCGCCGAAGCCACCCGACTGCTGTGGCAGCTCCTGGAGCCCAGCTGGGGCCCGGCCCGCGAGATCCGCTCCCACCAGCCGCTCATGGTCATCGAGCGTCCGTCCACCACTGTCGAGCCCGACCCGCAGGTCCGCCGGATCCGCAAGGACGAGATGGACCTGATCATGCCCGCCTGCGTGGCCATGTTCACCGAGGAGGTCGGCATCTCGCCGATGGCCGGTGACGGCGGGCTGCTCTACCAGGCCCGCGTCGCCGAACTCGTCGCCAGCGGCCGTTCCTTCGCCCGCGTCGACGACGGCAAGGTCGTCTTCAAGGCCGAGATCGGCGCCGCCACCGCCCGCGCCTGCCAGATCCAGGGCGTGTGGGTGGACCCCGAGTTCCGCGGCCTCGGCCACTCGGAGACCGGGATGGCCGCCGTCGTCGAGTACGCGCTGCGGGACGTGGCTCCCGTGGTCAGCCTGTACGTGAACGATTTCAACACCGCCGCGCGGGCGGCCTACCGCCGCGTGGGCTTCCGCGAGGTCGGTGCGTTCATGAGCGTGCTCTTCTGA
- a CDS encoding PucR family transcriptional regulator, translating into MPLTLASLVQHSALKLSVRAGEGRLDTPVRWAHVSELADPVPYMEGGELLLITAMKLDAGDPEEMRAYVRRLAAAGVVGIGFAIGVNYEEIPEALVEAARTEDMPLLEVPRRTPFLAISKAVSAALAADQYRAVTAGFEAQRELTRAALSVDGPTELLVKLAAHVHGWAALYDTSGAVVAAAPDWAARRAARLTPDVERLRERPAPASAVVGGSEDRVELQSLGTGRRARGALAVGTAAPLGTAERYAVHSAVALLTLTTERSRSLHDAESRLGAAVLRMLLAGEADHARSVAGDLYGALLESPFRLIVAEPALPGTAQPEGLALLSDTVESAAARTGEALLVVPEAGRLVVLASDGGSAVQACADHAEALEARRGRDAAGPEPDELVVGLSAPAGPGGVAAALKQADQALAVARRRGRPMVEHEDMAAGSVLPLLADDAVRAFADGTLRALREHDATGRGDLVASLQAWLSRHGQWDAAAADLGVHRHTLRYRMKRVEEILGRSLEDPDVRMELWLALKATSTSAPA; encoded by the coding sequence ATGCCGCTCACCCTCGCCTCACTCGTCCAGCACTCGGCGCTCAAGCTCAGCGTCCGGGCCGGGGAGGGGCGCCTCGACACTCCGGTGCGCTGGGCCCACGTCAGTGAGCTCGCCGACCCCGTCCCCTACATGGAGGGCGGGGAACTGCTCCTGATCACCGCGATGAAGCTGGACGCGGGGGACCCGGAGGAGATGCGCGCCTACGTGCGCCGCCTCGCCGCGGCCGGGGTCGTCGGCATCGGCTTCGCGATCGGCGTCAACTACGAGGAGATCCCCGAGGCGCTGGTCGAGGCCGCACGGACCGAGGACATGCCGCTGCTGGAGGTGCCCCGGCGGACCCCCTTCCTGGCGATCAGCAAGGCGGTCTCCGCCGCCCTCGCGGCGGACCAGTACCGGGCCGTCACCGCCGGCTTCGAGGCCCAGCGGGAGCTGACGCGCGCCGCGCTCTCCGTCGACGGCCCCACGGAGCTGCTCGTGAAGCTGGCCGCGCACGTGCACGGCTGGGCCGCGCTGTACGACACCTCGGGCGCCGTCGTCGCGGCCGCCCCCGACTGGGCCGCGCGCCGCGCCGCCCGGCTCACCCCCGACGTGGAACGGCTGCGGGAACGCCCGGCCCCCGCGAGCGCCGTGGTCGGCGGCTCCGAGGACCGCGTGGAACTCCAGTCCCTGGGCACGGGCCGACGGGCGCGCGGTGCGCTCGCCGTCGGCACAGCGGCCCCGCTGGGCACGGCCGAGCGGTATGCCGTCCACTCCGCGGTCGCGCTGCTCACCCTCACCACCGAGCGCTCGCGCTCGCTGCACGACGCCGAGTCCCGGCTGGGGGCGGCAGTGCTGCGGATGCTGCTCGCGGGCGAGGCGGACCACGCGCGGTCCGTGGCCGGCGACCTGTACGGGGCCCTGCTGGAGTCACCGTTCCGGCTCATCGTGGCCGAGCCGGCCCTGCCGGGGACCGCGCAGCCGGAAGGCCTGGCGCTGCTGTCCGACACGGTGGAGTCGGCGGCGGCACGGACCGGGGAGGCGCTGCTCGTCGTCCCGGAGGCGGGCCGGCTCGTGGTCCTGGCCTCCGACGGCGGCTCGGCCGTACAGGCGTGCGCGGACCACGCGGAGGCACTGGAGGCGCGGCGCGGCCGGGACGCGGCCGGGCCGGAGCCGGACGAGCTGGTGGTCGGCCTGTCCGCGCCGGCCGGACCGGGGGGCGTGGCAGCCGCCCTCAAGCAGGCCGACCAGGCCCTGGCCGTGGCCCGGCGCCGCGGCCGGCCGATGGTGGAGCACGAGGACATGGCGGCGGGCTCGGTCCTGCCGCTGCTGGCCGACGACGCCGTACGGGCCTTCGCGGACGGCACCCTGCGCGCCCTGCGGGAGCACGACGCGACCGGGCGCGGCGACCTGGTGGCCTCGCTCCAGGCCTGGCTCTCCCGCCACGGACAGTGGGACGCGGCCGCCGCCGACCTCGGCGTCCACCGGCACACCCTGCGCTACCGGATGAAGCGGGTCGAAGAGATCCTCGGCCGCTCCCTGGAGGACCCGGACGTCCGCATGGAACTGTGGCTCGCCCTCAAGGCGACCTCGACCTCGGCCCCGGCCTAG
- the ispG gene encoding flavodoxin-dependent (E)-4-hydroxy-3-methylbut-2-enyl-diphosphate synthase, whose protein sequence is MTAISLGMPAVPTKLADRRVSRKIQVGKVAVGGDSQISVQSMTTTRTSDIGATLQQIAELTASGCDIVRVACPTQDDADALAVIAKKSQIPVIADIHFQPKYVFAAIDAGCAAVRVNPGNIKQFDDKVKEIAKAANETRTPIRIGVNAGSLDARLLKKYGKATPEALVESALWEASLFEEHGFGDIKISVKHNDPVVMVNAYRQLAAACDYPLHLGVTEAGPAFQGTIKSAVAFGALLSEGIGDTIRVSLSAPPAEEVKVGIQILESLNLKPRRLEIVSCPSCGRAQVDVYKLAEEVTAGLEGMEVPLRVAVMGCVVNGPGEAREADLGVASGNGKGQIFVKGEVIKTVPESKIVETLIEEAMKIAAQMEADGITSGEPTVAIGV, encoded by the coding sequence ATGACTGCCATCTCTCTCGGAATGCCGGCCGTGCCGACGAAGCTTGCCGACCGCAGGGTCAGCCGCAAGATCCAGGTCGGCAAGGTCGCCGTCGGCGGCGACTCACAGATCTCCGTGCAGTCGATGACCACCACCAGGACCTCCGACATCGGGGCGACGCTCCAGCAGATCGCCGAGCTCACCGCCTCCGGCTGCGACATCGTCCGGGTGGCGTGCCCGACCCAGGACGACGCTGACGCGCTCGCCGTGATCGCCAAGAAGTCGCAGATCCCGGTCATCGCCGACATCCACTTCCAGCCGAAGTACGTGTTCGCCGCGATCGACGCCGGCTGCGCCGCGGTCCGCGTGAACCCGGGCAACATCAAGCAGTTCGACGACAAGGTCAAGGAGATCGCGAAGGCCGCGAACGAGACCCGCACGCCGATCCGCATCGGTGTGAACGCAGGCTCCCTCGACGCCCGGCTGCTGAAGAAGTACGGCAAGGCCACCCCCGAGGCGCTGGTCGAGTCCGCGCTGTGGGAGGCCTCCCTCTTCGAGGAGCACGGCTTCGGCGACATCAAGATCTCGGTCAAGCACAACGACCCGGTCGTCATGGTCAACGCCTACCGCCAGCTCGCCGCCGCCTGCGACTACCCGCTGCACCTGGGCGTCACCGAGGCCGGCCCCGCCTTCCAGGGCACCATCAAGTCCGCCGTCGCCTTCGGCGCGCTGCTCTCCGAGGGCATCGGCGACACCATCCGCGTCTCCCTCTCCGCCCCGCCGGCGGAGGAGGTCAAGGTCGGCATCCAGATCCTGGAGTCCCTGAACCTCAAGCCGCGCCGCCTGGAGATCGTCTCCTGCCCGTCCTGCGGCCGCGCCCAGGTCGACGTCTACAAGCTGGCCGAGGAGGTCACGGCGGGCCTCGAGGGCATGGAGGTCCCGCTGCGCGTCGCCGTCATGGGCTGCGTCGTCAACGGCCCCGGCGAGGCCCGCGAGGCCGACCTCGGCGTCGCCTCCGGCAACGGCAAGGGCCAGATCTTCGTGAAGGGCGAGGTCATCAAGACCGTCCCCGAGTCGAAGATCGTGGAGACCCTCATCGAAGAGGCCATGAAGATCGCGGCGCAGATGGAGGCCGACGGCATCACCAGCGGCGAGCCCACCGTCGCCATCGGCGTCTGA